Within the Coriobacteriia bacterium genome, the region AACCGCAGTTCACGTAGCCGAGCACGGGCGTCGAGGCCGTCACGAGCGTTGTGGCGGGGTACTTGCCGTACGCCCAGTCGAGCAGGCTCCACAGGTCGGCACGGCGAGCCTCCTCGGACTCGCACCCCAGGATGCTGAACCAGATCTCGACGTCGCCGCGAGACACGACGCCGACGAAGGCGCGGCCTGCCCCGTACGTGAAGCCTGTCTTGATGCCCTGCGCGCCCGGGTAGGCGTTGAGGATGGGGCTCGTGTTCGTGAACGTCGTGGGTACGCCGTTCACGCTGATCGTGATGGACTTCGTGCCCACGATGCTGCGGAACTGGTCTATCCCCATGGCGTGGCGGGCCAGCGTGACGAGGTCGGACGGCGTGGAGTAGTGGTCGGTGTCCGACAGCCCGTCCGGGCTCGTGTAGTGCGTGCCCGTCAGGCCGAGCTCCGCCGCCTTCGCGTTCATCATGTCGACGAACGCGGCCTCGGAGCCGGCGACGCCCTCGGCGATGGCAACAGCCGCGTCGCCGGCGGAGTGCACGAGCAGGACGCGCAGCAGGTCGTAGAGCGTGTGCTGCTCGCCGGCGACGAAGCCGGCGACCGTGCCCTGGTTGGAGACGGCATACTCGCTGATGGGAAACGTCGTGTCGAGCGAGACGCCGCTCTCCAGAGCGACGACGGCCGTCATGACCTTCGTCGTCGACGCCATGGGCATGGACGTCGACGCGTCGCGCGTGAACAGGACCGTTCCGTCGCCGTCCTCCACGATGGCCTCCGTCGCGTTGAGCGCGGGGGCGTCTGCCTCTCCGTAGGCCGACCAGTCGGCCGCAAAGGCGGGGGTCGGCTGGAGCAGGGTGCCGATGAGCACGGCAAGCGTGCACGCGAGCGCAATGAGAGCGGTGCGCGCCGCATGCGCAAACGTGCTGACGCCCTGCCTTCCCATCGTGCAGGGTGACGGGAAGGCAGGGGCGGAGGCAGGCGTGACGCGCATGCGGCGGCTCAGCAGCGACATGGAACTACGCGACCTCAGAGGGATAGATGTCGGCGGGCTCGATCGTCACGAAGCCAGCCGCACGAAGCGCTTGCTCCGCCTTCTCCCCCTCGTCGGCGCCGACCTTGAACACGTCGACGGCACTGCCGCGCGTCGGCTCGAGGAAGCAGTAGGCGTACTCGATGTTGGCGCCGAGCTCGTCAGCCGCGCGCAGGATGTCGGCGAGGGCTCCGGGCTCGTCGGGCACCTGAACGGCGAGCACCTTCGTGATGCTGGCGGAGTATCCCTGGGCGCGCAGCAGCTCGCGGGCGCGGTCGGGGGCGTCGCACACGATACGCACGATGCCGAACTCCGTCGTGTCCGCCACCATGAGTGCGCGCATGTTGATGCCGGCGTCGCCGAGCGTGCTGCACAGGGACAGCAGGCGGCCGGGCTTGTTCTCGAGGAAGACGGTGAGCTGGTTGATCATGGCGACTACTCCCCTCGCTTGTCGATGACGTGCTTGGCCTTGCCCTCTGAGCGCTCGAGCGTGTGGGGCTCGACGATCTTCACGACGACGGCGATCTGCAGGTTGCCCTTCAGCTCGTGGGCGATGCGCTCGCGCAGGTTCTCGATGCGGCGCACCTCGTCGATGGGGAAGTCCTCCTTGACCTCGACCTCGAGCGTGGCGACGTCGAGCGGGCCCTTCTTCGTGAGCACGATCTGGTAGTACGGCGTGAGCTCGTCAAAGCCGGCAAGCACGCCCTCGACCTGGCTCGGGAACACGTTGACGCCGCGGATGATGAGCATGTCGTCGCTGCGGCCGCGGAACTTGTCCAGGCGGCGCTCCGTGCGCCCGCAGGGGCACGGCTCGGGGATGATGCGGGAGATGTCGCGCGTGCGATAGCGCACGAGCGGCGAGCACTCCTTGGACAGCGTCGTAAACACGACCTCGCCCCACTCGCCGTCAGGCAGGCGCTTGCCGGTGACCGGGTCGATGATCTCGACGATGAAGTGATCCTCGCACACGTGCGTGCCGTGCTGCTCGCGGCACTCCGACGACACGCCAGGGCCCATGACCTCGGACAGGCCGTAGATGTCGTACACGTGGAAGCCGAGGCGCTTCTCGAGCTCCTGGCGCATCTCGTGCGACATGGGCTCGGCGCCGCACACGGCGCTGTGCATCTTGAGCGTGCGGGGGTCGACACCCATCTTCTCCATCTGCTCGGCCATGTAGAGCAGGTAGGACGGGGTGCAGCAGATGGCGCCGCTGCCGAAGTCCTGCATGAGCTTGATCTGGCGTGCCGTGTTGCCCGTCGACATGGGGAGCACGGTGCAGCCGAGCTTCTCGCCGCCGTAGTGGGCGCCCAGGCCGCCGGTGAACAGGCCGTAGCCGTACGAGACCTGCAGCACGTCGTCGGCGGAGACGCCTGCCTCGACGAGGGCGCGAGCGACGCACTCGCCCCAGATGTCGATGTCGTGCTGCGTGTAGCCCACGACGGTCGCCGTGCCAGTCGTGCCCGACGAGGCGTGGATGCGCACGGCGTCGTGCTGCGGCACGGCGAACATGCCGAACGGGTAGGCGTCGCGCATGTCCTGCTTGCACGTGAACGGGATGCGCTCGAGGTCGTCGAGGCTCGTCAGCGTGTCCGGATCGAACCCGGCCTCGTCAAAGCTCTTCTTGTAGAACGGGATGCGGTCGTACACGTAGCGCACGAGCTTCTTGAGACGCTCCAGCTGCAGCTCGTCGCGCTGCTCGCGGGGCATGGCCTCCAGTTCAGGCTGGTACATCGTGTCCATAGTGCGGTTTTCTGCCTTTCGCTACGGGGGTTGCGGGTCCGATGTCTACGGGCGGCTTGCGGCCATGAGGGCACGCGCGCCGCGGACGGTATACACGATTGCGGTGATAAACGAAAGGGCGACGCCGACATAGATGCCCCAAATGCCTAGAGAGGCCTCCTGGGAGCCCCATCCCGGCAGGGCGGCGGACTCGACGAGGCCGAGTCCGGGCACGGGGAACAGCCCGAGCAGCAGCACGGCGAAGCCGGACATGAGCACGAACGTCGCCGCCTTGCCGACGTAGGCCACGTCGATGAATATGCCGCGGGCGCGCCTGAGGATGAGGCCGCCCACGGCGAGGTAGACGTCGCGAGCGACGAGGAACACGGCGACCCACACGGGGATGAGGCGCGCGATGAACAGAGCAAGCACGCCCGAGAAGATGAGGACGCGATCCATGACGGGATCAAATCGCTTGCCGAACACGCTGACCTGGTGCGTGCGGCGCGCCACCTGGCCGTCGAGCCAATCTGTGGACGCCGCGATGATGAATATGACGATGGCGGGCGTCCTCAGCTCGCTTATGGGATAGAGCACGAGGAACACGATGGTGAGAAACAGGCGGCACAGCGTGATGACGTTCGGCACAGTGAGTATGGTGTGCAGCGGGTTTTCCGGCGTGCCGGGCTGGTGGCCCACGGGGCCGACCGTCGTGGCGGAGGTGCTGACGCTTGACTGTGTGGCTGCCACCGTGTGTAGCTCTCCCCCGCATGCCGATGCCCGGTGAGCGCCCGGGCGCCTGATTGACGTTCGTATCATAGACGAGTGGGGCACGGTTGCGCCAGGGCGGGCTCGTGAGAGGCTGGTTCGCACATAACCCACGAGAAGCGCACGAGTCCTGCTACGAAAGGCCGAGCCAGTCGAGCCAGATGGGCAGCTCGCGCGTCGCCTGGGCATAGCCAGCCGCATATGAGCGCTCGAGGGCGGCGCGATCCTTCGTGGAGCTCGTCACGGCCATGTCGTTGGCGTAGACGATGAGGGCATCGCCGCGTCGCTCCATGGCCTCGAGGGCGTCGAGCTCGGCGTTGTACCGCTCGGCGCGCGTGAGCAGGGCGTCTCGGACGTGGGGATAGCGGGCGTAGAGCCGGGCCGTCGCGTTGGTCGTGCGGTCGGAGGGGTTCTTGCGGTAGCCGCGCGGGCGGGTGAGCACGGCGAAGATGCGCGTGTAGCCGGCGTCGAGCGCAAGGTGCAGCGGGATGCCCCCGCCCTGGCCGAGCCCTCCGTCGTAGTACGTGGCGCCGCCGATCGTGACAGGCGGCATGGCGAGCGGCAGCGTGCTGGATGCGCGCACGCGGCGCATGAGGTCTTCGAGCGTGGGCATGTCGGCGCGGTGCCACACGACGGTCTGGCCTGTGTCGCGGTCGAATGCCTGGATGGCGAGCTCGGAAGCGCTGGCCTGGAACGACGCGAAGTCGTAGGCAAGCGGGCCGTCGGGAAGGCCGGCCTCCTCGTAGATCCAGTGGGCGGAGAACAGGCCCTTTCCGGAAAGGAACGTACGCATGCCACCGAAGTGGGGATCATCCACGAGGTCGACGAAGCTCGCCCGCGTGCGCCAGACGTCGCGCGACAGGAAGTTGACCGTATTGCTGGCACCGGCGGACAAACCGCAGACGAAGTCGAAGCCGATGCCCTGCTCGAGCAGCTTGACGGCCGTCGCGCATGTGTAGCTGGCGCGCATGCCGCCGCCCTCGAACATGAGGGCCACGCCGGGGACGCGCCTGGTGAGCGCCGCAGGCGTCCTTGTGTCGCTTTGGGCCATGGCGCACCTCCGAAGGGTCGCAGGATGCGGGACGTGAGCGCGAATACAAAAAAGCAGGGTAGCCAATGACTACCCTGCCTGCATCTTCATGGTCGGGCAAGCGGGATTTGAACCCACGACCCCTTGACCCCCAGTCAAGTGCGCTACCAAGCTGCGCTATTGCCCGTTCAAAGTGCGAGGGATAAATTACCATGTCGCTTGCTCTGTGGGAGTAGATAAAAACATCTTCACCGGATGAACACACGCGATATTTAAGCACGACCTAGTCGCTGGACTGCTGGACGCGCTTTTTTGCGAGGCGCAGGCACAGGGATGGCGAGAAGCCGCGGCCGGCAAGGAAGCGGGCGAGCTTCTGCTCGGCGTTGCGCTCGGGCACTGGCTTGCGTAGCAGGGCCTCCCAGGCACGCTGCTCCTCCGTGCCGTCGCTGAAGAACGCCTCGGGATAATCGGTCACGATGTGAGGGTCGATGCCCTCCTGGTCAAGTGCGCGCTCAATGCGCTGACGTCCCCATCCGGCGCGCAGCTTGACCCTGATGAACGTCTCGGCAAAGCGGGCATCGTCGACGAGCTGGCAGGATCGAGCGCGATCGACGGCACGGCGGGCCACTGCCGTGGGGAAGCCCTCGTCGCGCAGGGCATGCTCTATGTGACGCGTCGAGCGCTCTCGGGCACCCGTCATGGAGAGCAGCCGCTTCCACGCACACTCAGCCATGCAGGTGTCGAGCGCCTCGTCAAAGGCGTCGCGGGAGGCAAACACACGGCGTTGCTGGCCGAACGTCTTGGCGACCGACGCTGGTACGCTCGTCTGGATCCTCCCCTGCAGGTGGGGGCGGGATGGCGCGGGCGCGGGCTGGTTCGGATCGGGATCGCTCGCTGACGCATTCGTGCCGAGCGCCTCAAGGAAGGCGGCGACGGCCTGTATGGCCTCGGAGCGCCCGGGAGATGCCGGGAGGCACGAGGCTTCCTCTTCCGCCGTCGCCGGCTCGCACAGGACAAGTCCCGTTGTCGTGCGGCTGTGCGCGTCGAACGTCGAAGCGGGCGACGCTTCGGACAGCGTGGCCCATGCGGCGACGGCCTCGGATGCGGTGGCAGGGACCGGCCGCTCCCCTGCCTCCTGGGCGCGGGCGGCTTGCTGAGCTTGCGGGCTCCGGGCGCTTCGGGCTGGCGAGGGGCCGTTTGATGGGGAGGCTGGGGGGATGGGTGCTCCCGTCATGTGTTCGAGAAGGGCCCGGACGCGCTCCACTTCGGGAGACGTCCGGGCCCTGGCGTTGCGTGCCATGAAGCGGGCCCGCGCTACTGCTGCGCCTTGGGCGCGGGGTCGCTGGTCGGGAGCGTGGGCACCCCGACGGGTGCGTCATCGTCCTGGATGAGGCCGAGGGCGGCGCGGACCTTCTGCTCGATCTCCTGGGAGAGCTCAGGCGTCTGCTTAAGGAACAGGCGGGCGGCGTCGCGGCCCTGGCCCAGACGGTCACCCTGGTAGGTGTACCAGGCGCCCGACTTGTCGACGATGCCCTCGTCGACGGCCATGTCGAGAATGCAGCCCTCCTTGGAGATTCCCTCACCGTAGAGGATGTCGAACTCGGCCTGCTTGAACGGCGGCGCCACCTTGTTCTTGACGACCTTGACGCGCACGCGGTTGCCGATGATGTCGTTATTCTTCTTGATACTCTCGACGCGACGGATGTCGAGGCGCACGGAAGCGAAGAACTTGAGCGCGCGGCCGCCAGGCGTCGTCTCGGGGTTGCCGAACATGACGCCGATCTTTTCGCGCAGCTGGTTGATGAAGATGCACGTCGTCTTCGACTTGGAGAGCGAGCCTGCCAGCTTGCGCAGCGCCTGGCTCATGAGGCGTGCCTGCATGCCAACCGTCGTATCGCCGATCTCGCCCTCGATCTCAGCGCGCGGCGTCAGGGCCGCGACGGAGTCGATAACGATGACGTCGATGGCGCCCGAACGCACGAGCATGTCGCAGATCTCAAGCGCGTCCTCGCCGGTGTCGGGCTGGGAGATGAGCACCTCGTCGATGTCGACGCCCAGGCGGGCGGCATAGCCGGGGTCGAGCGCGTGCTCGGCGTCGATGAACGCCACGACGCCGCCCATGGCCTGAGCCTCGGCAAGGATCTCGAGCGAGAGCGTCGTCTTGCCGCTCGACTCGGGGCCGTAGATCTCGATGATGCGGCCACGCGGCACGCCTCCGATGCCCAGGGCGGCATCGAGCGCGAGCGCGCCGGTAGGGATGGCCTCGACGTCGAGGTCGTTTGCGCCATCGCCGTAGCGCATGATGGCGCCCTTGCCGAAGCGCTTCGTGATCTCGCTCGTCGTGAGCTCGATCATCTTCGTGCGCTCCTCGCCAAAGCTTTTGGCGTGAACCTCCTTGGCGGGGGCCTTAGATGTTGCCATGGGGTGAGTCCTTCCCTGCGTTGTTCTGTCGATGCATACCATAGACGAACAGCTGTTCGATGTCAAACGAGGGCCGCAAGACGAGGCAACGCTCATGCTGCGGGGGTCAGGGTGTGAGGCACTACGTCTCGCGGCCGTGCCCAAGTGTGGCACGGCGCTTCGACAGAAATATGACGGCAGGCATGCGGCGATCTGCCGGCACGCATACGAAGACCTGACAGCGCAGGTGAGGTGACGTGCTGCTCCGGTTACTCGGCACGCTGCGCAATGCCGCGCGACAGCAACTCGAGCGCGTGTGCCACGGTCTGGGTGCGCACCTGCTCGCGGTCGCCATCAAAGCGGCGCTTTTCTGATGTCACGTCGCCGCCACGCACGGCAAGGCCGAACCACACGGTGCCGACGGGCGTCTCGGGCGTGCCTCCGCCAGGGCCGGCGACGCCCGTCACGCTAACGGCGACATCGACGCCGAGCGTCGAGAGAGCCCCGCGCGCCATGGCGCAGGCCGTCTGAGAGGAGAC harbors:
- a CDS encoding D-alanyl-D-alanine carboxypeptidase → MSLLSRRMRVTPASAPAFPSPCTMGRQGVSTFAHAARTALIALACTLAVLIGTLLQPTPAFAADWSAYGEADAPALNATEAIVEDGDGTVLFTRDASTSMPMASTTKVMTAVVALESGVSLDTTFPISEYAVSNQGTVAGFVAGEQHTLYDLLRVLLVHSAGDAAVAIAEGVAGSEAAFVDMMNAKAAELGLTGTHYTSPDGLSDTDHYSTPSDLVTLARHAMGIDQFRSIVGTKSITISVNGVPTTFTNTSPILNAYPGAQGIKTGFTYGAGRAFVGVVSRGDVEIWFSILGCESEEARRADLWSLLDWAYGKYPATTLVTASTPVLGYVNCGYRFGRMLGSTTSVDASLRSSASTGMTTTLIANDGVAFAMPGERLGSLTWVRAGLAVQNRVVTADWYSCPVHTYGPFVSQLFYELDLAVRRAQLNMPDAPVLP
- a CDS encoding amino acid-binding protein, yielding MINQLTVFLENKPGRLLSLCSTLGDAGINMRALMVADTTEFGIVRIVCDAPDRARELLRAQGYSASITKVLAVQVPDEPGALADILRAADELGANIEYAYCFLEPTRGSAVDVFKVGADEGEKAEQALRAAGFVTIEPADIYPSEVA
- a CDS encoding phenylacetate--CoA ligase yields the protein MYQPELEAMPREQRDELQLERLKKLVRYVYDRIPFYKKSFDEAGFDPDTLTSLDDLERIPFTCKQDMRDAYPFGMFAVPQHDAVRIHASSGTTGTATVVGYTQHDIDIWGECVARALVEAGVSADDVLQVSYGYGLFTGGLGAHYGGEKLGCTVLPMSTGNTARQIKLMQDFGSGAICCTPSYLLYMAEQMEKMGVDPRTLKMHSAVCGAEPMSHEMRQELEKRLGFHVYDIYGLSEVMGPGVSSECREQHGTHVCEDHFIVEIIDPVTGKRLPDGEWGEVVFTTLSKECSPLVRYRTRDISRIIPEPCPCGRTERRLDKFRGRSDDMLIIRGVNVFPSQVEGVLAGFDELTPYYQIVLTKKGPLDVATLEVEVKEDFPIDEVRRIENLRERIAHELKGNLQIAVVVKIVEPHTLERSEGKAKHVIDKRGE
- a CDS encoding CDP-alcohol phosphatidyltransferase family protein, with amino-acid sequence MAATQSSVSTSATTVGPVGHQPGTPENPLHTILTVPNVITLCRLFLTIVFLVLYPISELRTPAIVIFIIAASTDWLDGQVARRTHQVSVFGKRFDPVMDRVLIFSGVLALFIARLIPVWVAVFLVARDVYLAVGGLILRRARGIFIDVAYVGKAATFVLMSGFAVLLLGLFPVPGLGLVESAALPGWGSQEASLGIWGIYVGVALSFITAIVYTVRGARALMAASRP
- a CDS encoding patatin family protein; the protein is MAQSDTRTPAALTRRVPGVALMFEGGGMRASYTCATAVKLLEQGIGFDFVCGLSAGASNTVNFLSRDVWRTRASFVDLVDDPHFGGMRTFLSGKGLFSAHWIYEEAGLPDGPLAYDFASFQASASELAIQAFDRDTGQTVVWHRADMPTLEDLMRRVRASSTLPLAMPPVTIGGATYYDGGLGQGGGIPLHLALDAGYTRIFAVLTRPRGYRKNPSDRTTNATARLYARYPHVRDALLTRAERYNAELDALEAMERRGDALIVYANDMAVTSSTKDRAALERSYAAGYAQATRELPIWLDWLGLS
- a CDS encoding RecX family transcriptional regulator, which gives rise to MTGAPIPPASPSNGPSPARSARSPQAQQAARAQEAGERPVPATASEAVAAWATLSEASPASTFDAHSRTTTGLVLCEPATAEEEASCLPASPGRSEAIQAVAAFLEALGTNASASDPDPNQPAPAPSRPHLQGRIQTSVPASVAKTFGQQRRVFASRDAFDEALDTCMAECAWKRLLSMTGARERSTRHIEHALRDEGFPTAVARRAVDRARSCQLVDDARFAETFIRVKLRAGWGRQRIERALDQEGIDPHIVTDYPEAFFSDGTEEQRAWEALLRKPVPERNAEQKLARFLAGRGFSPSLCLRLAKKRVQQSSD
- the recA gene encoding recombinase RecA, with the translated sequence MATSKAPAKEVHAKSFGEERTKMIELTTSEITKRFGKGAIMRYGDGANDLDVEAIPTGALALDAALGIGGVPRGRIIEIYGPESSGKTTLSLEILAEAQAMGGVVAFIDAEHALDPGYAARLGVDIDEVLISQPDTGEDALEICDMLVRSGAIDVIVIDSVAALTPRAEIEGEIGDTTVGMQARLMSQALRKLAGSLSKSKTTCIFINQLREKIGVMFGNPETTPGGRALKFFASVRLDIRRVESIKKNNDIIGNRVRVKVVKNKVAPPFKQAEFDILYGEGISKEGCILDMAVDEGIVDKSGAWYTYQGDRLGQGRDAARLFLKQTPELSQEIEQKVRAALGLIQDDDAPVGVPTLPTSDPAPKAQQ